The nucleotide sequence CGGAAGCATAATCACCGCACGCAGAAAAAGTGCTTTTTTTTTTTCAAGGACCGGACTTGCACAGGATGTGCTGACTTCTGCGTTGTGCACAGGACGTGCACGACTTTAGCAGAAGATCCACTATTCCTTATAGATACATGAGGAAGGCCACTTCTGCGAATAAACCTCTTTGCTGCCTTGCACCGAGGAATTTCACTTCCTTGAAAGTGCTAGAAGACACAAGTGCACCGGTTTTTGAGAAGCAAGCCAACGCAGAAGTTCAAAGCGATTTTTACACTATCATAAATATAGTTTTTTGGATGATAGTAAAGTTCAACTAAGTCTTAACCTGCGCCATTCGGCTTGGTTTCACCAAGTTTCCTTTACCGGACTTTTTGAACATCCTCTATAAGTTTTGTAAAGGATTGCAATGATATAGGAAGGGATAGCAAAAAGCCGACTCTTAGTCTCTAACAATTAGGACGAGTCGGCTAAATGATTCAGCTATTAATATATTTAAAAATTATTGGTCAACTTTTCAACCATTCAACAAGCTCTCTCTCCCGCTTCCACAAGTTAAGAGACTGGTGAGCATAGAATGCGGCTTCTTTCGAATCACCAGGTTGATAAGACATTGGGACTGTTTGGGGAAGTCTTTTTTTCCCAACTAAATAATCGATGACATTTGGATTTACTTCTTTCGCTTTGTCTAAGAGCTTGTTCAATTTAGGAGAAAGACCATTCATCAAGTACTCAATTAAAACAAGATTGTACGCGCCATCCGCAGTATAGTCTTCCTGGAATCTATCTAGTAAGTTCTTTGCTTTTTGGTAGTCTCTTTTTTGGACATACATGATAAAGAGAACGTATCGGACACCTTGGTTATCGTTCTCGTTGAGTATTAGTAGTTCTTCAAAATGCTTAACAGCCTCGTCCGTTTTAGCTAACTCAGCTAGTGTCAGGGCATAATTATATTTCGCCCTCATGTATGGTCTTGTTTCCAAAATAACCCAGAACATACCTTGATTATCTTTGTCTTCGAGAAAGTCCTTACCTAACTCTCTTTCCCCTGCTTCCATACCTTGTTTGTACCAGTCCAGAGCTTTAAACGGGCTCGTTTCCGCATCTCCTAGCAGGTTATAAGCATCTGCGTTGTTCGAGTCCAATTTCAATGCCTCTTTTGCTAGTTTCTTTTGTTTTGGTCCATTTGTCTCGAAAGCTTCATAAACGAGATCCATTGCCTTGTCTCGATCTGTTAACTCCCGATTTCCTCTAGGATTTGGCAGGTTTATGAGATTGTTCACATAATTATTAAGTTCATCTATCGAATCGAAATCCTGTCCTTGGATCGCTTCTGTAGCCTCACGCATGGTCTTTTCCAGCACCATCCGATTGAAGGGACCTTCCTCAAACTCATCATCTTCATCCATATCTTCTAAAAACATTTCATCGAGAAAGTCTTCATCATCCATATCCAACATTTCGTCCAAGAAGCCTTCCATCATCTCTAATTCTTCCTTTAAACCATCTTCCAATTGACGATATGCCCTTGAAACGGAGGTAACACTTACACCATACATTTCTGCTACATCCTTTTGCGTGAAATAGGTGAACGAAGGCAGATTCACATCCATAAAATAATGTAACGCTGCTGCAAAGACTTCTGGTTTACGGATTGTCGGGTGAGCTTTATGACAATAAGCATTCCATAGAAGTTTAGCAGACTCAATGAGATCATCCGGATCATCTATAAGTTCCTCCACTTGTTCTTCGTAAAGGTCCGCTACCATTTCATATATAGGATCGTCCCATTCTATTTCCATTTCTGTATATGGAAAAAAGTTTTCTCCTGTGATGAACGACTTCACGTAATCAGGATAATTTTTATCCATGAATTGCTTCTCATCGGTAATTTCACTGTTTTCAAGCTCACTCTTTATAATGGTTTGCAATTCTTTAGATTCTTTAGCCGGAAAATCTAGAGGAAATGCCCAATAGGAATAGTAACTGCCATAAGGAAGCAGGTGGCCAAATAATAGCCCACCAACCTCTAACTGAAATTCTTTCCTTTTAATTTGCACCTTTATCTTTTCTGCTGTAAAAAGGTCTTCTACCTCCAACCATTCATCATCTATAAAATTTGTAATAATGGAAAAACTGGAGCTAGTATCAAGCCATGTCTCTAGTTGTTTTAGGACAGAAGGGCGGACTGATTTTTCCTTCTGTTTCTCTTGAATGAATTCCTCCATAATAGTGTGACCAGATTTAAGCGGGACTTTAAAGGTTATCCACATAAGTATAAGTGTAGCAGTAAGACTTTCATCATCTTCACTCAAAGGAATGGAATCCAGATGCTTGTCTATTATTTTGGAAACTTCAAACTCATGATTTATCTCACCATAGTTAACAAGCTCAAATTGCATTCTATCTAATTCGCTTCCAACAACTTGATCTAAAGAAACTACGTTGCTCATA is from Radiobacillus kanasensis and encodes:
- a CDS encoding SEC-C metal-binding domain-containing protein produces the protein MGNVGRNDPCPCGSGKKYKKCCMSNVVSLDQVVGSELDRMQFELVNYGEINHEFEVSKIIDKHLDSIPLSEDDESLTATLILMWITFKVPLKSGHTIMEEFIQEKQKEKSVRPSVLKQLETWLDTSSSFSIITNFIDDEWLEVEDLFTAEKIKVQIKRKEFQLEVGGLLFGHLLPYGSYYSYWAFPLDFPAKESKELQTIIKSELENSEITDEKQFMDKNYPDYVKSFITGENFFPYTEMEIEWDDPIYEMVADLYEEQVEELIDDPDDLIESAKLLWNAYCHKAHPTIRKPEVFAAALHYFMDVNLPSFTYFTQKDVAEMYGVSVTSVSRAYRQLEDGLKEELEMMEGFLDEMLDMDDEDFLDEMFLEDMDEDDEFEEGPFNRMVLEKTMREATEAIQGQDFDSIDELNNYVNNLINLPNPRGNRELTDRDKAMDLVYEAFETNGPKQKKLAKEALKLDSNNADAYNLLGDAETSPFKALDWYKQGMEAGERELGKDFLEDKDNQGMFWVILETRPYMRAKYNYALTLAELAKTDEAVKHFEELLILNENDNQGVRYVLFIMYVQKRDYQKAKNLLDRFQEDYTADGAYNLVLIEYLMNGLSPKLNKLLDKAKEVNPNVIDYLVGKKRLPQTVPMSYQPGDSKEAAFYAHQSLNLWKRERELVEWLKS